A region of Pseudomonas sp. Marseille-Q3773 DNA encodes the following proteins:
- a CDS encoding branched-chain amino acid ABC transporter substrate-binding protein, which translates to MIKISKLFAAMVLAGVASHSFAADTIKIGIAGPKTGPVTQYGDMQFIGAKQAIKDINAKGGVDGKMLEAKEYDDACDPKQAVAVANKVVNDGVKFVIGHLCSSSTQPASDIYEDEGVIMITPAATSPEITARGYKLIFRTIGLDSAQGPAAGNYIADHVKPKVVAVLHDKQQYGEGIATAVKQTLEKKGTKVAVFEGLNAGDKDFSSIIQKLKQNNVDFVYYGGYHPELGLILRQAQEKGLKAKFMGPEGVGNDSISQIAQNASEGLLVTLPKSFDADPENKAIVDAIKADGKDPSGPFVFPAYSAVELIAQGIKAAKSEDTDKVAEAIHAGSFKTPTGTLSYDEKGDLKDFKFVVYEWHFGKPKTEVSPQ; encoded by the coding sequence ATGATCAAGATTTCCAAGCTGTTCGCCGCAATGGTTCTGGCCGGGGTAGCCAGCCATTCGTTTGCCGCCGATACCATCAAGATCGGGATTGCGGGCCCCAAGACCGGCCCTGTGACCCAGTACGGCGACATGCAGTTCATCGGCGCCAAGCAAGCCATCAAGGATATCAACGCCAAGGGCGGCGTCGATGGCAAGATGCTCGAAGCCAAGGAATACGACGACGCCTGCGACCCTAAACAGGCCGTGGCAGTCGCCAACAAAGTGGTCAACGACGGCGTCAAGTTCGTCATCGGCCACCTGTGCTCCAGCTCCACCCAACCAGCCTCCGACATCTACGAAGACGAAGGCGTGATCATGATCACCCCGGCCGCCACCTCGCCGGAAATCACCGCCCGTGGCTACAAGCTGATCTTCCGCACCATCGGCCTGGACAGCGCCCAGGGCCCGGCCGCCGGCAACTACATCGCCGACCACGTCAAGCCGAAGGTCGTTGCCGTCCTGCACGACAAGCAGCAGTACGGTGAAGGCATCGCCACTGCGGTCAAGCAGACCCTCGAGAAGAAAGGCACCAAGGTTGCCGTGTTCGAAGGCCTGAACGCCGGTGACAAGGACTTCTCCTCGATCATCCAGAAGCTCAAGCAGAACAACGTCGACTTCGTCTACTACGGCGGCTACCACCCAGAGCTGGGGCTGATCCTGCGCCAGGCTCAGGAAAAAGGCCTGAAAGCCAAGTTCATGGGCCCGGAAGGCGTGGGTAACGACTCTATCTCGCAGATCGCCCAGAACGCCTCCGAAGGCCTGCTGGTGACCCTGCCGAAGTCGTTCGACGCCGACCCTGAGAACAAGGCCATCGTCGATGCCATCAAGGCTGACGGCAAGGACCCGAGCGGCCCGTTCGTGTTCCCGGCCTACTCGGCTGTCGAGCTGATCGCCCAAGGTATCAAGGCAGCCAAGTCCGAAGACACCGACAAGGTGGCCGAAGCCATCCACGCCGGCTCCTTCAAGACCCCGACCGGCACCCTGTCCTACGACGAGAAAGGCGACCTGAAAGACTTCAAGTTCGTGGTCTACGAATGGCACTTCGGCAAGCCGAAGACCGAAGTCTCCCCTCAGTAA
- a CDS encoding DUF2288 domain-containing protein, whose protein sequence is MTDQTSTLYAKLLGETAIIEWKALERFWAKGDLIWVDPGLDLIAVAEAMAENRSEIFAKWRSDGTVGPVTAEQAQDLQSRDPEIWAVVVSPFIVIQVKRRADA, encoded by the coding sequence ATGACTGATCAGACAAGCACCCTCTATGCCAAACTGCTTGGCGAGACGGCAATCATCGAGTGGAAAGCACTGGAGCGTTTCTGGGCCAAGGGTGACCTGATTTGGGTCGACCCAGGCCTGGACCTGATCGCTGTTGCCGAAGCGATGGCCGAGAATCGCAGCGAGATCTTCGCCAAGTGGCGTAGTGATGGCACTGTCGGCCCGGTGACTGCCGAACAGGCTCAGGACCTGCAAAGCCGCGACCCAGAGATCTGGGCGGTGGTGGTTTCACCGTTCATCGTGATCCAGGTGAAGCGTCGGGCCGACGCATGA